The following are from one region of the Streptomyces tuirus genome:
- a CDS encoding exopolysaccharide biosynthesis polyprenyl glycosylphosphotransferase encodes MTAESTVPTPTGPSRDPGYPPVSVLPPRGAAAGFRFPDRRPPLRPVSPLPLLAADGTAAVLGGLALSGAQRHPLLLAVLVLASLLLRPPRPGRVPAVLDELPAVSGRVAVAWLALAAFVAAYTPQHVLSASTLLAGFALQTAASCAGRGAVHACRRAELLHRPQAALVVGPAGTAQRVAAAVLRHPRDGVRPVGVVTDEPDGTGGLPVLTTGEEVQRALIQNGVREVLAVHPSVRAGQGPLLRALAESGCTVWEVDPDVPSFRTGDRLAGFPCRRLDLGTGRRGRLGKRVLDVVVSGTLLLLVSPWLLLCAVVLRMSEGPGVVFRQERIGKDGRPFTLLKFRTHRPVDAHESATRWSVANERQMPWFCRFLRRTSLDELLQLWNVLRGDMSLVGPRPERPYFVAKFGQTHPGYAARHRVRTGITGLAQVHGLRGDTSIEDRARFDNAYIDDWSLWQDVCIVLRTAAALVRPTGS; translated from the coding sequence GTGACCGCGGAAAGCACCGTTCCCACTCCTACCGGGCCGTCGCGGGATCCCGGGTATCCGCCCGTGTCGGTCCTGCCGCCGCGCGGCGCCGCGGCGGGCTTCCGCTTCCCCGACCGGCGCCCGCCGCTGCGGCCGGTGTCACCGCTGCCGCTGCTGGCCGCGGACGGCACCGCCGCGGTGCTGGGCGGGCTGGCGCTCTCCGGTGCCCAGCGCCACCCGCTGCTGCTGGCGGTGCTGGTCCTCGCCTCGCTGCTGCTGCGCCCGCCCCGGCCCGGACGCGTACCGGCCGTGCTGGACGAACTGCCCGCGGTGAGCGGCCGGGTCGCGGTGGCCTGGCTGGCGCTCGCGGCGTTCGTGGCGGCGTACACCCCGCAGCACGTGCTCTCCGCCTCGACGCTGCTCGCCGGTTTCGCGCTCCAGACGGCAGCGAGCTGTGCCGGGCGCGGCGCGGTGCACGCGTGCCGGCGCGCCGAGCTGCTGCACCGGCCGCAGGCCGCGCTGGTGGTCGGGCCCGCCGGGACCGCGCAGCGGGTGGCCGCGGCCGTGCTGCGGCATCCGCGGGACGGCGTACGGCCGGTGGGCGTCGTCACCGACGAGCCCGACGGCACCGGAGGGCTGCCCGTGCTGACCACGGGCGAGGAGGTGCAGCGGGCGCTCATCCAGAACGGGGTGCGCGAGGTGCTGGCCGTGCACCCCTCCGTGCGGGCCGGGCAGGGGCCGCTGCTGCGGGCGCTGGCCGAGTCGGGCTGCACGGTGTGGGAGGTCGACCCGGACGTGCCGTCGTTCCGGACGGGCGACCGGCTCGCCGGGTTCCCCTGCCGGCGGCTGGACCTCGGGACCGGGCGGCGCGGCAGACTCGGCAAACGGGTGCTGGACGTCGTGGTGTCGGGGACCCTGCTCCTCCTGGTCAGCCCGTGGCTGCTGCTGTGCGCGGTGGTGCTGCGGATGAGCGAGGGGCCGGGGGTCGTCTTCCGGCAGGAGCGGATCGGCAAGGACGGACGCCCCTTCACGCTGCTGAAGTTCCGCACCCACCGCCCGGTCGACGCGCACGAGTCGGCGACCCGCTGGAGCGTGGCGAACGAACGCCAGATGCCGTGGTTCTGCCGCTTCCTGCGCCGCACCTCGCTGGACGAGCTGCTCCAGCTGTGGAACGTGCTGCGCGGCGACATGAGCCTGGTCGGACCGCGTCCCGAACGCCCCTACTTCGTCGCGAAGTTTGGCCAGACCCACCCGGGCTACGCCGCCCGCCACCGGGTGCGCACCGGCATCACCGGACTCGCCCAGGTGCACGGGCTGCGCGGGGACACCTCGATCGAGGACCGGGCCCGGTTCGACAACGCCTACATCGACGACTGGTCGCTGTGGCAGGACGTCTGCATCGTCCTGCGTACGGCGGCCGCGCTCGTGCGTCCGACGGGGAGCTGA
- a CDS encoding O-antigen ligase family protein produces the protein MTRLGAQAPVLALLAVVVLLALPLAPGDEGGAGPADAVSALVVLFCAVRLVRERRRPLSSAAAVVLGLPVLGVAVAAIGAVSPGEGLAGLGRYLQIFVLVPAAVLLLVRDRGDFRLLAWSFVGLAVWQGAVGVHQYVTGTGASYQGRPVRAVGTFGAQDVMGMATVVSLGLVCAVGLALGSAPVRQRVVALACVLVLLPPLALSFSRGAWIATAVTCAVQLLLGGLRRAFATGAVVAAASVILVGGFGVGTAMLQERISSITQVADTPDQSVTDRYTMWAAATGMWSEHPLTGVGLKGFPEHRDSHASLALSAGSDTEGAGAAFRKQPLLSPHNMYLLILAEQGLLGLLALAGSWLALLLCAVRALWRTRRARQPGLDCGLIACGLLVWQLTDFAYADIGGPSTVLTAMCFGLTAWWGLAATAGPATTDHDRPGPTARDLPEEARTR, from the coding sequence ATGACCCGGCTTGGGGCCCAGGCGCCCGTCCTCGCGCTGCTGGCCGTCGTGGTCCTGCTCGCGCTGCCGCTGGCACCGGGCGACGAGGGCGGCGCCGGACCGGCCGACGCGGTGTCCGCGCTGGTCGTGCTGTTCTGCGCGGTGCGCCTGGTACGGGAGCGGCGGCGGCCGCTGTCGAGTGCGGCCGCCGTGGTGCTGGGACTTCCGGTGCTGGGCGTCGCCGTCGCCGCCATCGGGGCGGTGTCGCCGGGCGAGGGGCTCGCCGGCCTCGGCCGCTACCTGCAGATCTTCGTGCTGGTCCCGGCCGCCGTGCTGCTGCTGGTCCGGGACCGGGGTGACTTCCGGCTGCTGGCCTGGTCGTTCGTGGGGCTGGCGGTGTGGCAGGGGGCGGTCGGCGTGCACCAGTACGTGACCGGGACGGGTGCCTCGTACCAGGGGCGTCCGGTGCGGGCCGTCGGCACGTTCGGGGCGCAGGACGTGATGGGGATGGCCACGGTCGTCTCCCTCGGGCTGGTGTGCGCGGTGGGGCTGGCGCTGGGCAGTGCGCCGGTGCGGCAGCGGGTCGTCGCCCTCGCCTGCGTGCTGGTGCTGCTGCCGCCGCTCGCGCTGTCGTTCAGCCGCGGGGCGTGGATCGCCACGGCGGTGACGTGCGCGGTGCAGCTTCTGCTGGGCGGGCTGCGGCGGGCCTTCGCGACCGGGGCCGTGGTGGCCGCGGCGAGCGTGATCCTGGTGGGCGGCTTCGGCGTCGGTACGGCGATGCTGCAGGAGCGGATCAGCAGCATCACGCAGGTCGCCGACACGCCCGACCAGTCGGTGACCGACCGGTACACCATGTGGGCGGCGGCGACCGGAATGTGGAGCGAGCACCCGCTGACCGGCGTGGGTCTGAAGGGCTTCCCCGAACACCGTGACTCCCACGCCTCGTTGGCCCTCTCGGCGGGCAGCGACACGGAGGGCGCGGGCGCGGCCTTCCGCAAGCAGCCGCTGCTCTCCCCGCACAACATGTACCTGCTGATCCTGGCCGAGCAGGGGCTGCTCGGGCTCCTCGCCCTGGCGGGCAGCTGGCTGGCCCTCCTCCTGTGCGCGGTGCGCGCCCTGTGGCGGACCCGGCGGGCCCGCCAACCGGGCCTCGACTGCGGCCTGATCGCCTGCGGCCTGCTGGTCTGGCAGCTGACCGACTTCGCCTACGCCGACATCGGGGGCCCGTCCACCGTCCTGACGGCGATGTGCTTCGGCCTGACGGCGTGGTGGGGCCTGGCGGCCACGGCCGGCCCGGCGACGACCGACCACGACCGGCCCGGCCCGACCGCACGGGACCTGCCGGAGGAGGCACGGACCCGATGA
- the murJ gene encoding murein biosynthesis integral membrane protein MurJ produces the protein MASGTGPPVAPAVAAGAGPPATKPTTALEVPRPSPADAPVTRGFLARATFLTAGLSFAGALLGLVRDQALARMFGAGSATDAFLVAWTVPEFAATLLIEDGLAIALIPAFALALARRAQGAPGDPVRTLVASTLPRLALAFAGVAALLAAFAPQVVRVLAPGLPDPALAVDCTRLTATCVLTFGLAGYCSAALRAHRRFLAPAAIYVVYNAGIITVVLTLGARWGVRAAAAGVAIGGCLMVMAQLPVLGRLLRVRPVAEAGGEESGGRRVGVALLAAVLLFALCRQSQVLIERFLGSTLPSGAISHLNYAQKIAQIPMTLSLMLCTVTFPVVARALADGDTERARDRVERDLALAASMVLAGASVVVACAPQIVELLFQRGAFTGEDTASTVRVMRVYAFGLLAHTLVGALIRSYFSAGRVTWYPLGAMAVGLAVTAGIGASAVGPWGVMGIAAANAVGITVTAALLLAGMGPRSIPVRTRRVLAELSRPLAAAAVATPAGAWAAGRADTPVPSLLAGGLTIAAVFLLLGRALGDQGCVTALASLRSVSRRLPHGRSR, from the coding sequence ATCGCGTCCGGCACCGGGCCTCCGGTCGCTCCAGCGGTTGCAGCCGGCGCCGGGCCTCCGGCCACCAAACCAACCACGGCTCTCGAAGTCCCCCGCCCCTCCCCCGCGGACGCCCCCGTCACCCGTGGGTTTCTCGCCCGGGCCACCTTCCTCACCGCCGGTCTGTCCTTCGCCGGGGCCCTGCTCGGGCTCGTGCGGGATCAGGCGCTGGCGCGGATGTTCGGGGCCGGGAGTGCGACGGACGCGTTCCTCGTGGCGTGGACCGTGCCGGAGTTCGCCGCCACGCTGCTCATCGAGGACGGGCTGGCCATCGCGCTGATCCCGGCGTTCGCCCTGGCCCTGGCCCGGCGGGCGCAGGGTGCGCCCGGCGACCCGGTCCGGACGCTGGTCGCCAGTACGCTGCCCCGGCTGGCGCTGGCCTTCGCCGGTGTCGCCGCGCTGCTGGCCGCGTTCGCCCCGCAGGTCGTGCGCGTCCTGGCCCCGGGCCTGCCCGACCCCGCGCTCGCGGTGGACTGCACCCGGCTCACCGCCACCTGCGTGCTGACCTTCGGCCTCGCCGGCTACTGCAGCGCGGCCCTGCGCGCCCACCGCCGGTTCCTCGCCCCGGCGGCCATCTACGTCGTGTACAACGCCGGCATCATCACCGTCGTCCTCACTCTCGGCGCGCGCTGGGGCGTGCGCGCGGCGGCGGCCGGGGTGGCGATCGGCGGCTGTCTGATGGTCATGGCGCAACTGCCCGTGCTGGGGCGCCTGCTGCGGGTGCGACCGGTGGCCGAAGCAGGCGGAGAGGAGAGCGGCGGCCGTCGCGTCGGGGTCGCGCTGCTCGCCGCCGTGCTGCTGTTCGCGCTGTGCCGGCAGTCCCAGGTGCTGATCGAGCGGTTCCTCGGCTCCACACTGCCCTCCGGGGCCATCTCGCACCTGAACTACGCGCAGAAGATCGCCCAGATCCCCATGACCCTGTCGCTGATGCTGTGCACGGTCACCTTCCCGGTGGTCGCGCGCGCCCTGGCCGACGGGGACACCGAGCGGGCCCGGGACCGGGTGGAGCGGGACCTGGCCCTCGCCGCGAGCATGGTGCTGGCCGGTGCGTCGGTCGTCGTGGCCTGCGCCCCGCAGATCGTCGAACTGCTCTTCCAGCGCGGCGCGTTCACCGGCGAGGACACGGCGTCGACGGTACGGGTGATGCGCGTGTACGCCTTCGGGCTGCTCGCCCACACCCTGGTCGGCGCACTGATCCGCTCGTACTTCTCGGCGGGGCGCGTCACCTGGTACCCGCTGGGCGCGATGGCCGTGGGGCTCGCCGTCACCGCGGGGATCGGCGCGTCGGCGGTGGGCCCCTGGGGCGTGATGGGCATCGCCGCCGCCAACGCCGTCGGCATCACCGTCACGGCCGCCCTGCTGCTCGCCGGCATGGGCCCGCGCAGCATCCCGGTCCGCACCCGGCGCGTACTGGCCGAGCTGTCCAGGCCGTTGGCCGCCGCGGCCGTCGCCACACCCGCGGGCGCCTGGGCCGCGGGCCGGGCGGACACCCCCGTCCCCTCACTTCTCGCCGGCGGGCTCACCATCGCCGCCGTCTTCCTCCTGCTCGGCCGGGCCCTGGGCGACCAGGGCTGCGTCACCGCGCTGGCATCCCTCCGTTCCGTCTCACGAAGGCTCCCTCATGGCCGCTCCCGTTGA
- a CDS encoding polysaccharide deacetylase family protein has protein sequence MAAPVDSPDTGTRTRPGPALFVTMYHSVGDPTDDPYRITVTPERLDEQLGWFRRRGLRGVSMAQLLAARARGEGRDLVGLTFDDGYADFVSEALPVLRRHDCGATLFVLPGRLGGENAWDPLGPRKRLLTADGVRQAAAEGIEIGSHGLTHVDLTKADDITLKSETEGSRTVLAELTGAAPAGFCYPYGTLDQRAVDAVRQAGYGYACAIDPGPLGGPHALPRVHIGQNDTAVRLFLKYRLHRLRRRPVVEPR, from the coding sequence ATGGCCGCTCCCGTTGACTCCCCGGACACCGGCACCCGCACCAGACCCGGTCCGGCCCTGTTCGTGACGATGTACCACTCCGTCGGCGACCCCACGGACGACCCCTACCGCATCACGGTCACGCCCGAGCGGCTGGACGAGCAGCTCGGCTGGTTCCGGCGGCGCGGGCTGCGGGGCGTGTCCATGGCCCAGCTGCTCGCCGCCCGGGCCCGGGGCGAGGGCCGTGACCTGGTCGGGCTGACCTTCGACGACGGCTACGCCGACTTCGTCTCCGAGGCCCTGCCCGTCCTGCGCCGGCACGACTGCGGCGCGACCCTGTTCGTGCTGCCGGGCCGGCTCGGCGGCGAGAACGCCTGGGACCCGCTGGGCCCGCGCAAGCGCCTCCTGACCGCCGACGGCGTCCGGCAGGCCGCGGCCGAGGGCATCGAGATCGGCTCGCACGGCCTCACACACGTCGACCTGACCAAGGCGGACGACATCACCCTGAAGTCGGAGACCGAGGGCAGCAGGACCGTGCTCGCGGAGCTGACGGGCGCCGCACCGGCCGGCTTCTGCTACCCGTACGGCACGCTCGACCAGCGGGCCGTCGACGCCGTACGGCAGGCCGGTTACGGGTACGCCTGCGCCATCGACCCCGGTCCGCTCGGCGGCCCGCACGCCCTGCCCCGGGTGCACATCGGCCAGAACGACACCGCCGTACGGCTGTTCCTGAAGTACCGGCTGCACCGGCTGCGCCGCCGACCCGTCGTGGAGCCGCGGTGA
- a CDS encoding glycosyltransferase has product MKALHIITGLGVGGAEQQLRLLLRHLPLDCDVVTLTNPGTVAAGLAADGVRVLDLGMAGNRDLGALPRLVRVIRSGGYQLVHTHLYRACLYGRIAARLAGVRAVVATEHSLGDSQMEGRPLNAGVRALYLAGERLGRTTVAVSPTVAERLKRWGVPGPRIEVVPNGIDVARFRFDAARRHDTRRRLGLPDDAYVIGAVGRLAPGKRFGALIRALAQLPDDHWLLLVGGGPEEDVLRRTARAAGVAHRVLFTGERPCVPDGTPGPDLPSLTCAMDVLASPSPEEAFGLAIVEALASGLPVLYASCPALEDLPPSAAPAARRVMGGPDTYARAVTEVRRQGPAPRTAPEAARHYCITRSAARLMDVYAAAVSRPPSPSLQEARTS; this is encoded by the coding sequence GTGAAGGCGCTGCACATCATCACCGGCCTGGGCGTGGGCGGCGCCGAGCAGCAACTGCGGCTGCTGCTGCGGCATCTGCCCCTCGACTGCGACGTGGTGACCCTGACCAACCCGGGCACCGTGGCCGCCGGGCTGGCCGCCGACGGGGTGCGGGTCCTGGACCTCGGCATGGCGGGCAACCGGGACCTGGGCGCGCTGCCCCGCCTGGTGCGGGTCATCCGCTCGGGCGGCTACCAGCTCGTCCACACCCATCTGTACCGGGCCTGCCTCTACGGCCGGATCGCCGCGCGCCTCGCGGGGGTCCGGGCGGTCGTGGCCACCGAGCACTCCCTCGGCGACTCGCAGATGGAGGGCCGCCCGCTCAACGCCGGGGTGCGTGCCCTGTACCTGGCGGGCGAGCGGCTGGGCCGTACGACGGTCGCGGTCTCCCCCACGGTCGCCGAGCGGCTGAAGCGCTGGGGCGTGCCCGGGCCGCGGATCGAGGTCGTGCCGAACGGCATCGACGTGGCCCGCTTCCGTTTCGACGCGGCCCGCCGCCATGACACCCGCCGCCGGCTCGGCCTGCCGGACGACGCCTATGTCATCGGCGCCGTGGGCCGCCTCGCCCCGGGCAAGCGCTTCGGCGCGCTGATCCGCGCGCTCGCGCAACTCCCCGACGACCACTGGCTGCTGCTGGTCGGCGGCGGACCGGAGGAGGACGTGCTGCGCCGCACCGCCCGCGCGGCCGGGGTGGCCCACCGGGTGCTGTTCACGGGTGAACGCCCCTGCGTCCCGGACGGCACGCCCGGCCCCGACCTTCCGTCGCTGACCTGCGCGATGGACGTCCTCGCCTCCCCATCTCCCGAGGAGGCCTTCGGCCTGGCGATCGTGGAGGCCCTGGCCTCCGGCCTGCCGGTGCTGTACGCCTCCTGCCCGGCCCTGGAGGACCTGCCGCCGTCCGCCGCCCCCGCCGCCCGGCGCGTCATGGGCGGTCCCGACACCTACGCCCGTGCCGTGACGGAGGTACGCCGCCAGGGCCCCGCGCCGCGCACGGCACCCGAGGCCGCCCGCCACTACTGCATCACCCGCAGCGCCGCCCGGCTCATGGACGTGTACGCCGCCGCGGTCTCCCGTCCCCCGTCCCCCTCCCTCCAGGAAGCCCGCACCTCATGA
- a CDS encoding YveK family protein, which yields MTDTPARQHRQVTALSKALPPWSLLAAGAVAGGLLGGTYGLVRTPAYTATSYVVAVPTEKSDTATALGFAQAYGRVAPQLAVLGDAQVWAGVPVKTLRESVRTATSPDAPMVSVTATSSRPDEAADMANAVARALTRHAGDTEQSTHVELQQFARAVPPTEPSSASAAVTGLVGASAGGLLGGLALLVRPRRAADRTGRPAAVPGPAVAADTRGQL from the coding sequence ATGACCGACACCCCCGCAAGGCAGCACCGCCAGGTCACCGCCCTTTCCAAGGCCCTGCCCCCCTGGTCCCTGCTCGCGGCCGGGGCCGTGGCAGGCGGTCTGCTGGGCGGCACGTACGGCCTGGTCAGGACTCCGGCGTACACGGCGACCAGCTATGTCGTCGCCGTGCCGACGGAGAAGTCCGACACGGCCACCGCCCTCGGTTTCGCCCAGGCGTACGGCCGGGTCGCCCCCCAGCTCGCGGTGCTCGGGGACGCGCAGGTGTGGGCGGGCGTGCCGGTGAAGACGCTGCGGGAGAGCGTGCGGACGGCGACCTCGCCGGACGCGCCGATGGTGTCGGTCACGGCCACCTCCTCCCGCCCGGACGAGGCCGCCGACATGGCCAACGCCGTGGCGCGGGCGCTGACCCGGCACGCGGGCGACACCGAGCAGTCCACCCACGTCGAGCTCCAGCAGTTCGCCCGGGCGGTGCCGCCCACCGAGCCGTCCTCCGCGTCGGCGGCGGTGACGGGGCTGGTCGGCGCGAGCGCGGGCGGTCTGCTGGGTGGGCTGGCGTTGCTGGTCCGGCCGCGGCGAGCAGCCGACCGCACCGGGCGGCCGGCCGCCGTGCCCGGCCCGGCCGTCGCCGCCGACACCCGCGGCCAGCTGTGA
- a CDS encoding GNAT family N-acetyltransferase, translated as MTYTAELVTDERAFAGLAAEWDRLYRRCASATPFQSHTWLHSWWQSYGGRGRLRLVLVRHGGDLVAAAPLMRVRRPLPALVPLGGAISDYGDVLLDDEHGEGALAALTGALAAAARAALIDLREVRPGGAAEQVYERWSGPRSRVSDSVCLELPAGPMGELLARLPAKTQQRQRAKLRKLDALGIQRHVVSPGEVETALLRLLELHRLQWQDRKVTSEHLRARFREHLVRSVGPMVRAGNAVVTEFRLDDEVVAVDVTLLSPLLAGGYLYGAHPVLRERKADVAAMLLDSTATHIKDGTPATLSLLRGNEPYKHHWRPRMVVNQRLLLARRRTAPLLRAALCDVAVRRRGKELLRRLRSRGRGGGP; from the coding sequence GTGACCTACACGGCGGAACTGGTCACCGACGAGCGGGCCTTCGCGGGCCTGGCCGCCGAGTGGGACCGGCTGTACCGGCGGTGCGCGTCCGCCACCCCGTTCCAGAGCCACACCTGGCTGCACTCGTGGTGGCAGTCGTACGGCGGACGCGGCCGGCTGCGGCTGGTGCTGGTCCGGCACGGCGGCGACCTCGTCGCGGCGGCCCCGCTGATGCGCGTACGGCGTCCGCTCCCGGCCCTGGTGCCGCTCGGCGGGGCGATCTCCGACTACGGGGACGTCCTGCTGGACGACGAGCACGGCGAGGGAGCCCTGGCCGCGCTCACCGGCGCGCTCGCCGCCGCGGCCCGGGCGGCGCTGATCGACCTGCGCGAGGTACGGCCGGGCGGCGCGGCCGAGCAGGTCTACGAGCGGTGGTCCGGGCCCCGCAGCCGGGTGAGCGACTCGGTGTGCCTGGAGTTGCCCGCCGGTCCGATGGGCGAGCTGCTCGCCCGGCTGCCGGCGAAGACCCAGCAGCGGCAGCGCGCCAAGCTGCGCAAGCTGGACGCGCTCGGCATCCAGCGGCATGTCGTCTCCCCCGGGGAGGTGGAGACGGCGCTGCTGCGGCTGCTGGAGCTGCACCGGTTGCAGTGGCAGGACCGGAAGGTGACGTCGGAGCACCTGCGGGCACGGTTCCGTGAGCATCTGGTGCGGTCGGTCGGGCCGATGGTGCGCGCCGGGAACGCGGTGGTCACGGAGTTCCGGCTCGACGACGAGGTCGTGGCGGTGGACGTGACCCTGCTCTCGCCCCTGCTCGCGGGCGGCTATCTCTACGGCGCGCATCCGGTGCTGCGCGAGCGCAAGGCGGACGTGGCGGCGATGCTGCTCGACTCGACCGCGACCCACATCAAGGACGGCACGCCCGCCACGCTGAGTCTGCTGCGCGGCAACGAGCCCTACAAGCACCACTGGCGTCCGCGGATGGTGGTGAACCAGCGGCTGCTGCTGGCCCGGCGGCGCACGGCGCCCCTGCTGAGGGCGGCGCTGTGCGACGTGGCCGTCCGGCGGCGGGGCAAGGAGCTGCTGCGGCGCCTGCGGAGCCGCGGTCGCGGCGGCGGCCCCTGA
- a CDS encoding glycoside hydrolase family 26 protein — protein sequence MATQQRRARSRRLAFVAAAVAATAVLTSGHMVAAGAGSARYAEPPAPAPTATPAAPAVPAEPPTAAPTAAGTASAAPSASASATPAAEVPAFGAYLDYGPRGVARMAQLSTWLGGAELRVGHTYLPGDRWSNIEGLPGFLDVWANWRRERADRLLVLNVPMMERNEEGLSDGEVRRLLRQAAEGSFDHHFRTLAERLVELGVPDTVLVLGWEMNGITYTHRCGPDPESWKRYWNRIVTTMRSVPGQKFRFDFTPSRGRDAVPWTQCYPGDDTVDIIGMDAYDQPRGMSFDEQVKEPYGLQHHVDFAKAHGKAISFPEWGLFRNGDNSEYMKRMLAWMDEHKPLYQTLTDYCPHGVWQCDDNPRASQVYRSFLFGRDNRPDPAPTTPAPTTPAQPPAPTPTPQPATPTPGRPANCSPLSLGDWVEYWIGGKLCLRLDWWSRTR from the coding sequence ATGGCCACACAGCAGCGACGCGCACGGTCCCGGCGGCTGGCATTCGTCGCGGCGGCGGTCGCCGCGACGGCTGTGCTGACATCGGGTCACATGGTCGCCGCGGGCGCGGGATCGGCGCGATACGCCGAGCCGCCCGCACCGGCACCGACGGCCACACCGGCGGCACCCGCCGTCCCGGCCGAACCGCCCACCGCGGCACCCACCGCGGCCGGCACGGCATCCGCCGCGCCCTCGGCCTCGGCTTCAGCCACTCCCGCCGCGGAGGTCCCCGCCTTCGGCGCCTACCTCGACTACGGTCCCCGCGGCGTGGCCCGGATGGCCCAGCTCAGCACCTGGCTCGGCGGTGCCGAACTGCGCGTCGGCCACACCTATCTGCCGGGCGACCGCTGGAGCAACATCGAGGGCCTGCCCGGCTTCCTCGACGTGTGGGCGAACTGGCGGCGCGAGCGGGCCGACCGGCTGCTCGTCCTCAACGTGCCGATGATGGAGCGCAACGAGGAGGGCCTCTCCGACGGGGAGGTGCGCCGGCTGCTGCGCCAGGCCGCGGAGGGCAGCTTCGACCACCACTTCCGCACCCTCGCCGAGCGGCTGGTCGAGCTGGGGGTGCCGGACACGGTCCTCGTACTCGGCTGGGAGATGAACGGCATCACCTACACCCACCGCTGCGGGCCGGACCCGGAGTCCTGGAAGCGGTACTGGAACCGGATCGTCACCACCATGCGCTCGGTGCCGGGCCAGAAGTTCCGGTTCGACTTCACCCCGAGCCGCGGCCGGGACGCCGTGCCCTGGACGCAGTGCTATCCCGGTGACGACACCGTCGACATCATCGGCATGGACGCCTACGACCAGCCGCGCGGGATGTCGTTCGACGAACAGGTGAAGGAGCCCTACGGCCTCCAGCACCACGTGGACTTCGCCAAGGCCCACGGCAAGGCCATCTCCTTCCCGGAGTGGGGCCTGTTCCGCAACGGCGACAACTCCGAGTACATGAAGCGCATGCTCGCCTGGATGGACGAGCACAAACCGCTGTACCAGACGCTGACGGACTACTGCCCGCACGGCGTGTGGCAGTGCGACGACAACCCCCGGGCCTCCCAGGTCTACCGCTCCTTCCTCTTCGGCCGTGACAACCGGCCGGACCCGGCCCCCACCACGCCCGCTCCCACCACCCCGGCCCAGCCCCCGGCGCCCACCCCGACACCGCAGCCGGCCACGCCCACCCCGGGGCGTCCGGCGAACTGCTCGCCGCTGAGCCTCGGCGACTGGGTCGAGTACTGGATCGGCGGCAAGCTGTGCCTGCGCCTCGACTGGTGGTCGCGTACCAGGTAG
- a CDS encoding chaplin codes for MVAAAAATGILSLCGGTALADTSADGVTKGSPGAASGNTVQAPIDVPVNACGNTVDVIAALNPAFGNSCADGADSHAGYGDDDGGYGYGDTPPTKPPHTPPTKPPHTPPTKPPHTPPPGGHQSTPPATPPATPPVDRHTPPPPPGGQEQPPSLPETGAGELLGAAGTSAALIVSGVVLYRRGRAAAHR; via the coding sequence ATGGTCGCGGCAGCGGCTGCGACGGGCATCCTGTCCCTGTGCGGCGGCACCGCTCTCGCCGACACCTCGGCCGACGGAGTCACCAAGGGCTCGCCGGGCGCCGCGTCCGGCAACACCGTCCAGGCCCCGATCGACGTACCGGTGAACGCCTGTGGCAACACCGTCGATGTGATCGCCGCGCTCAACCCGGCCTTCGGCAACTCCTGCGCCGACGGGGCCGACAGCCACGCCGGGTACGGGGACGACGACGGCGGCTACGGGTACGGCGACACGCCTCCGACCAAGCCCCCGCACACGCCCCCGACCAAGCCTCCGCACACGCCCCCGACGAAACCCCCGCACACACCCCCGCCGGGCGGACACCAGTCGACGCCTCCGGCGACGCCCCCGGCGACGCCCCCGGTCGACCGGCACACACCCCCGCCGCCCCCCGGTGGTCAGGAGCAGCCGCCCAGTCTCCCCGAGACCGGCGCCGGCGAGCTGCTCGGCGCCGCGGGCACGAGTGCCGCGCTGATCGTGAGCGGTGTCGTGCTCTACCGGCGGGGCCGGGCCGCTGCCCATCGCTGA
- a CDS encoding chaplin, which produces MTAEKGNFMKKSAAVAAGAIMALGMASPAIADAGAQGAAVGSPGVLSGNVIQVPINIPINLCGNTVDIIALLNPAFGNACLNR; this is translated from the coding sequence ATGACCGCAGAGAAGGGAAACTTCATGAAGAAGAGCGCTGCCGTCGCCGCGGGCGCGATCATGGCTCTGGGCATGGCCAGCCCGGCCATCGCCGACGCGGGTGCCCAGGGTGCCGCCGTCGGTTCCCCCGGTGTCCTCTCCGGCAATGTGATCCAGGTTCCCATCAACATCCCGATCAACCTGTGCGGCAACACCGTCGACATCATCGCGCTGCTGAACCCGGCGTTCGGCAACGCGTGCCTGAACCGCTGA
- a CDS encoding rodlin — translation MLKKAMVAAAAAASVIGMSVAAAPQALAVGDDSGPSVANGNGASSSFGNSATKGDMSPQLSLVDGTLNKPCLAVQDLDVGVAALIGVVVQDIPVLSDHVQQQCADNSTNSKRDGALNHILEDLSVLSANGD, via the coding sequence GTGCTCAAGAAGGCAATGGTCGCCGCGGCAGCCGCCGCTTCTGTCATCGGAATGTCGGTGGCGGCTGCTCCCCAGGCTCTTGCCGTCGGGGACGACTCCGGACCGTCTGTCGCCAACGGGAACGGCGCCTCGTCGTCGTTCGGCAACTCGGCGACCAAGGGCGACATGAGCCCCCAGCTCTCGCTCGTGGACGGCACGCTCAACAAGCCCTGTCTCGCCGTTCAGGACCTCGACGTCGGCGTTGCCGCCCTCATCGGCGTGGTGGTCCAGGACATCCCCGTCCTGTCGGACCACGTCCAGCAGCAGTGCGCGGACAACTCCACGAACAGCAAGCGGGACGGTGCGCTCAACCACATCCTGGAGGACCTGTCGGTCCTTTCGGCGAACGGCGACTGA